A stretch of the Sphingobacterium thalpophilum genome encodes the following:
- a CDS encoding heparinase II/III domain-containing protein encodes MKRHVILFIFFCQLTFQCALGKELNLLTGTFKQEDVRSYLKTGRSWIPYPEYADRAGWEQLVAPFKEQIIEKGNSVLSYQWQVVKATDYLEYERSGNRTIMEKPLNENVSALSSLILAELAEGKGRYIDQIINGSWHLTEMSTWSLSAHLPAFQSSKRSLPQQRTQVLDLMAGDLGSLLAWTHYFFRTEFNKINPAISLRIKQQIHERIIEPYLDRNDMWWQAFELRENQIVNNWNPWCNFNVLTCLLLTEDNPDTQLNGIYKTMSSVDRFINYIKKDGACEEGPSYWGHAAGKLYDYLKILSMATNNKVSIFDQPLIRDMGEYISQSYIGGDQWVVNFADASAKGGGEPLLIYRFGQDVHSNEMMQFARYIEEMNDKKNVFKPSRDIFRAFEDLRCHPQLDKVQAKLPENNAKWYPETQFIYLKKADYFFAAKGGFNNESHNHNDVGSFILYRKHQPLFVDAGVGTYNKKTFSNERYSIWTMQGAYHNLPLINGTDQAFGKAYKAKNVIFTPEKHTFQLDIGGAYPDSAHIDHWTRSYTLTEMGLTIQEEFKINKPSQANIIHFLVAGEPHIHSGEITLGDGLAVLQFNTRQFDASFDTIPQDDPRLTNVWGDRLYRINLKAKEVKSNGKYTFVIREQQM; translated from the coding sequence ATGAAAAGACACGTTATACTATTCATCTTCTTCTGCCAGCTCACGTTTCAATGTGCGCTGGGCAAGGAGCTTAACCTGCTGACAGGGACGTTTAAACAAGAAGATGTCAGATCCTATTTAAAAACAGGAAGATCCTGGATCCCTTACCCCGAATATGCCGACCGCGCAGGCTGGGAACAATTGGTGGCTCCTTTCAAAGAACAGATTATTGAGAAGGGCAACAGTGTGCTCAGTTACCAGTGGCAGGTAGTCAAGGCGACGGATTACCTGGAATACGAACGTTCGGGCAACCGCACCATCATGGAAAAACCGCTGAACGAAAACGTCAGCGCCCTGTCCAGCCTTATCCTGGCGGAACTGGCGGAAGGCAAAGGACGTTATATAGACCAAATTATCAACGGGAGCTGGCACCTGACCGAAATGTCCACTTGGTCGCTCTCTGCACATCTACCTGCTTTTCAATCCTCCAAAAGGTCTCTGCCGCAGCAACGTACACAGGTCCTCGACCTAATGGCTGGCGACTTGGGTTCTTTACTGGCCTGGACACATTATTTCTTTCGGACCGAATTTAATAAAATTAATCCGGCGATCAGTCTCCGTATCAAACAGCAGATCCACGAGCGTATTATCGAGCCTTATCTGGACCGCAACGACATGTGGTGGCAGGCATTTGAACTCCGGGAAAACCAGATTGTCAATAACTGGAACCCCTGGTGCAATTTTAATGTATTGACCTGTCTGCTATTGACCGAAGACAACCCGGATACTCAGCTTAACGGTATCTATAAGACCATGTCTTCGGTGGACCGTTTTATCAATTATATCAAAAAAGACGGCGCCTGCGAAGAGGGGCCATCGTATTGGGGACACGCGGCAGGCAAACTATATGATTATCTGAAAATACTGTCCATGGCTACAAACAATAAGGTCAGTATCTTTGACCAACCCTTAATCCGTGACATGGGCGAATATATCTCGCAATCCTACATTGGCGGAGATCAATGGGTGGTTAATTTTGCCGATGCGTCTGCCAAAGGTGGCGGCGAGCCGCTGCTGATTTACCGTTTTGGACAGGACGTACACAGTAACGAAATGATGCAATTCGCTAGATATATCGAGGAGATGAACGACAAAAAAAATGTTTTCAAGCCTTCCCGTGATATCTTCCGCGCATTTGAAGACCTGAGATGTCACCCGCAGCTGGATAAGGTTCAGGCTAAGCTTCCGGAAAATAACGCCAAGTGGTATCCCGAAACACAATTTATTTACCTGAAAAAAGCAGATTACTTCTTTGCTGCAAAAGGCGGCTTCAACAATGAAAGCCACAACCACAACGATGTGGGCAGCTTTATCTTATATCGAAAACACCAACCTTTATTTGTTGATGCGGGTGTAGGCACTTATAATAAAAAGACATTCAGCAACGAGCGGTATAGCATCTGGACAATGCAGGGCGCCTATCATAACCTCCCGCTGATCAACGGTACGGATCAGGCTTTTGGCAAAGCGTACAAGGCCAAAAATGTAATATTCACCCCAGAAAAGCATACCTTTCAGCTCGACATCGGGGGCGCTTATCCCGACTCGGCGCATATCGACCACTGGACGCGCAGCTATACGCTAACCGAAATGGGACTCACCATACAGGAGGAGTTTAAAATAAATAAGCCATCACAGGCTAATATCATCCATTTTTTGGTGGCCGGGGAGCCGCATATCCATTCAGGTGAAATCACCTTAGGCGATGGTCTAGCGGTACTGCAATTCAATACCCGCCAGTTTGATGCTTCTTTCGACACCATCCCCCAAGATGATCCGCGCTTGACCAACGTGTGGGGAGACCGGCTTTATCGCATTAATCTCAAGGCTAAGGAGGTAAAATCCAATGGAAAATATACATTTGTCATTCGTGAGCAACAGATGTAA
- a CDS encoding Gfo/Idh/MocA family protein encodes MKQLFNVLFFFALLAQQSAYAGELLKVAVAGLNHDHVYLLLHLYKEKKVDIIAVAEPNKVLAAKIQSEYHLPESVFYTDLNSLLKQTRPDVVLAYNPTNEHILVAESCLPLKIPVMVEKPLATTLADAKRIAALSVQYDTPFLVNYETTWYKSNQQLKQLVDKKEIGNITRMIVKDGHEGPKEIGCSSYFLDWLTDPQKNGGGALMDFGCYGANLMTWLKDGERPVSVTAFTHSLKPQVYPKVEDDATIILNYKDGSTGIIQASWAWPYSVKDFQVFGTKAQLYAKNDKELFKYSQHNDLPSAVPLDLPYFEHHIAYLEQVLKDKKAVEKDLGSISNNVIVVEILEAAKRSAKEGKSIILE; translated from the coding sequence ATGAAACAGTTATTCAACGTGCTATTCTTTTTCGCTCTACTGGCTCAACAGTCGGCATATGCCGGCGAACTGCTTAAAGTTGCCGTAGCGGGCCTCAACCATGATCATGTCTATCTATTACTCCATTTATATAAGGAGAAAAAAGTGGATATCATCGCTGTGGCAGAGCCCAATAAAGTTTTGGCAGCAAAAATCCAGTCTGAGTACCATCTTCCTGAATCGGTGTTCTACACAGATCTGAACAGCTTGTTGAAACAGACAAGGCCTGACGTTGTACTAGCTTATAACCCCACCAATGAACATATCCTCGTCGCCGAATCCTGCCTGCCACTCAAAATACCTGTTATGGTTGAAAAGCCGCTCGCAACGACGTTGGCAGATGCCAAACGTATTGCTGCACTGTCAGTCCAATACGACACACCGTTTTTAGTCAATTATGAAACCACTTGGTACAAAAGCAATCAACAGTTAAAACAGTTGGTTGATAAAAAGGAAATTGGAAATATTACACGAATGATTGTGAAAGACGGCCACGAAGGGCCTAAAGAGATCGGCTGCAGCAGTTATTTTTTGGACTGGCTGACTGATCCTCAAAAAAATGGTGGTGGTGCATTGATGGATTTCGGCTGCTACGGGGCCAATTTGATGACTTGGCTCAAGGATGGTGAGCGCCCGGTCTCGGTCACTGCTTTTACCCATTCGCTTAAGCCTCAGGTGTATCCAAAGGTGGAAGATGATGCCACAATCATACTCAACTATAAAGACGGCAGCACAGGTATCATTCAGGCGTCCTGGGCATGGCCTTATAGTGTCAAAGACTTTCAGGTATTTGGCACAAAGGCGCAGCTTTATGCTAAAAATGACAAGGAACTGTTCAAATATTCACAGCACAACGATCTACCGTCGGCTGTTCCGTTAGACTTACCCTATTTTGAGCATCATATTGCTTACCTGGAGCAAGTATTGAAAGATAAAAAAGCAGTGGAAAAGGATCTGGGATCCATCAGCAATAACGTCATCGTTGTCGAGATATTGGAAGCAGCAAAGCGCTCCGCCAAAGAAGGCAAGTCTATCATCCTGGAATAA
- a CDS encoding TonB-dependent receptor — MKLSSIVILALCAQTKLSFAQQQDSAKVSRQVVTETVKGTILDKNTRLPLAGATVTLSSRGNNRSVSSDRDGVFRMTDVPVGRQSLQVRMAGYRQEDLSELLVTSGRENVVHIELEPQANTLNEAVVYAHTGKQPLNQMAMASGRSFSPEETNRYAGAFFDPARMAQSFPGAVAGGDDNEIIVRGNSPKSLQWRLEGIEIVNPNHFGAEGAAGGGISMLNAMVLGKSDFYTGGLAAEYNNATAGVFDLKFRKGNTDKREYTFNVGVLGVGATLEGPFKKGSDASYLISYRYSSLSLLEKAGVKVSDTGVPKYQDLSFNFVFPTKKAGTFSLFGIGGLGKLKETAERDYQKWEERTDAQDMDLTFNAGSAGLKHQYIANDRLYFTNIISMSVSRNSNTTDTLSRDYISSLYHKDKFTNTAIRYAGSLNYRANSSNTIRAGINATLLRYDLYARSYDTELAALKERINEDGSTSTYDAFAQLKTTLNDKLTLNTGVHANYFVLSKSWNVEPRIGLNWQIAADQTISFGTGLYNRLEPLTYYFAKSGDGQTSHENVPLSPTRSAQAVVGYEKNLSRTLRLKTEMYYQHLYDVPVSSDPEINFSLLNVSDIGAIGTSTYRQLVNKGTGKNYGLELTLEKSLSKGYYFMATASLFDSKFKALNGKEFNTTFNTGYVSNLLLGKEWTVGKNKNNLFGLNGKLIYAGGRKYSPVLEEESLRLDEEIVDQNRINTLTASPYVRVDFSSSYRINRKKVSHLFILDIQNVLNRENTVGMHYNFSKRVIEAQKWTGIIPTINYRIEF, encoded by the coding sequence ATGAAACTATCATCCATCGTAATACTTGCGTTATGCGCCCAGACGAAGCTGTCGTTTGCCCAGCAACAGGATTCAGCCAAAGTAAGCCGGCAGGTCGTGACTGAAACCGTCAAGGGAACAATCCTTGACAAAAATACCAGACTACCTCTTGCCGGAGCGACTGTCACCCTATCTTCCCGGGGCAATAACAGGTCGGTCAGTTCAGACCGGGACGGTGTCTTCCGGATGACAGATGTGCCTGTGGGACGGCAATCCCTCCAGGTCCGGATGGCAGGTTATAGACAGGAAGATCTGTCCGAACTACTGGTCACCAGCGGACGGGAGAATGTAGTGCATATCGAACTGGAACCACAGGCCAACACGCTGAACGAGGCCGTGGTATATGCGCATACAGGCAAACAGCCCCTGAATCAAATGGCAATGGCGAGCGGGCGTTCCTTTTCGCCCGAAGAAACCAATCGTTATGCAGGTGCATTTTTTGACCCAGCAAGGATGGCCCAGAGCTTTCCGGGTGCGGTTGCCGGTGGTGATGACAATGAGATCATCGTACGTGGTAACTCACCCAAGAGCCTACAGTGGCGGCTGGAAGGTATCGAGATCGTAAACCCCAATCATTTTGGCGCGGAAGGGGCTGCTGGTGGCGGCATTAGCATGCTCAACGCCATGGTGCTCGGCAAGTCTGACTTCTATACCGGCGGTCTGGCCGCAGAATATAACAATGCCACCGCTGGGGTCTTCGATCTGAAGTTCCGGAAAGGGAATACGGACAAGCGGGAATATACCTTTAATGTCGGTGTACTGGGTGTCGGTGCTACGCTGGAAGGCCCTTTTAAAAAAGGGAGCGATGCTTCTTATCTGATCAGCTACCGCTATTCCTCCTTAAGCCTTCTGGAAAAGGCCGGAGTCAAAGTGTCGGACACTGGCGTACCCAAGTATCAGGATCTTTCCTTCAACTTTGTATTCCCCACCAAAAAAGCAGGTACCTTTTCACTGTTTGGAATCGGTGGTTTGGGCAAACTCAAGGAAACAGCCGAACGCGATTACCAAAAGTGGGAAGAACGCACCGATGCCCAGGACATGGATCTGACCTTTAATGCCGGGAGTGCAGGACTAAAACACCAATATATCGCCAATGACCGCTTATATTTCACAAACATCATTTCCATGTCGGTAAGCCGTAATTCGAATACCACAGACACCCTATCACGGGACTATATCAGCAGCTTGTACCATAAGGATAAATTTACCAACACTGCTATCCGCTATGCGGGCAGCTTGAATTATCGGGCAAACAGCAGCAACACCATCCGTGCGGGTATCAATGCGACTTTATTGCGCTACGATCTCTATGCACGCAGCTATGACACCGAACTTGCCGCCTTAAAAGAACGGATCAACGAAGATGGAAGCACCAGCACATACGACGCATTCGCACAGCTTAAGACCACTTTGAATGATAAACTCACTCTAAATACAGGAGTGCATGCGAATTACTTTGTATTGAGCAAAAGCTGGAACGTGGAACCCAGAATCGGCCTTAATTGGCAGATTGCCGCGGATCAGACAATTTCCTTCGGCACGGGTTTATACAACCGCTTAGAACCGCTTACCTATTACTTTGCAAAGAGCGGCGATGGTCAGACCAGCCACGAGAATGTGCCCTTATCGCCGACCCGATCAGCCCAGGCAGTGGTGGGCTACGAAAAGAACCTCAGCCGTACCTTACGCTTGAAAACCGAAATGTACTACCAACATTTGTATGATGTACCCGTCTCTTCAGATCCCGAAATCAATTTTTCGCTGCTCAATGTATCTGATATCGGCGCCATCGGCACCTCCACTTACCGCCAGCTAGTCAATAAAGGTACCGGCAAAAACTACGGCCTTGAGCTGACACTCGAAAAATCACTGAGCAAAGGCTATTATTTTATGGCAACAGCCTCGTTATTCGATTCGAAATTTAAAGCGTTAAACGGAAAAGAATTCAATACTACTTTCAACACAGGCTATGTCAGCAACTTGTTGCTTGGAAAAGAATGGACTGTTGGGAAAAATAAGAATAATTTATTTGGCTTAAATGGAAAGCTCATCTATGCTGGCGGAAGAAAGTACTCGCCGGTACTTGAAGAGGAGTCGCTGCGGCTGGATGAGGAGATCGTCGATCAAAACCGGATCAATACCCTCACAGCCTCACCTTATGTCCGGGTCGATTTTTCATCGAGCTATCGCATCAACCGAAAGAAAGTAAGTCATCTTTTCATTCTTGACATTCAAAACGTCCTCAATAGAGAAAATACCGTCGGCATGCATTACAATTTCAGCAAACGCGTGATCGAAGCCCAAAAATGGACAGGCATTATCCCTACCATAAACTATCGCATTGAGTTTTAA